One Pseudomonas entomophila genomic window carries:
- a CDS encoding 5-(carboxyamino)imidazole ribonucleotide synthase, whose protein sequence is MKIGVIGGGQLGRMLALAGTPLGMNFAFLDPAPDACAAPLGEHLRADYGDQDHLRQLADEVDLVTFEFESVPAETVAFLSQFVPVYPSAEALRIARDRLFEKSMFRDLGIPTPAFADILSQADLDAAVASIGLPAVLKTRTLGYDGKGQKVLRKPEDVVDTFAELGSVPCLLEGFVPFTGEVSLVAVRARDGETRFYPLVHNTHESGILKLSVASDAHPLQALAEDYVGRVLQKLDYVGVMAFEFFEVDGGLKANEIAPRVHNSGHWTIEGSACSQFENHLRAVAGLPLGSTAKVGESAMLNFIGEVPAVDKVIAIDDCHLHHYGKAFKVGRKVGHATLRCQDMATLKAKIAEVEALIAG, encoded by the coding sequence ATGAAGATCGGTGTAATCGGTGGCGGCCAGCTGGGCCGCATGCTGGCCCTGGCGGGCACCCCGCTGGGCATGAACTTCGCTTTCCTCGACCCGGCCCCGGACGCTTGCGCCGCGCCGCTGGGTGAGCACCTGCGCGCTGACTACGGCGACCAGGACCACCTGCGCCAGCTGGCCGACGAGGTCGACCTGGTGACCTTCGAATTCGAGAGCGTGCCGGCTGAAACCGTCGCCTTCCTCTCGCAGTTCGTGCCGGTCTACCCGAGCGCCGAAGCGCTGCGCATCGCCCGCGACCGCCTGTTCGAGAAGAGCATGTTCCGCGACCTGGGGATTCCGACCCCGGCCTTCGCCGACATTCTTTCGCAAGCAGACCTGGACGCCGCTGTCGCCAGCATCGGCCTGCCGGCCGTGCTCAAGACCCGCACCCTGGGTTATGACGGCAAGGGCCAGAAGGTTCTGCGCAAGCCCGAAGACGTGGTCGATACATTCGCCGAACTGGGCAGCGTGCCGTGCCTGCTGGAAGGCTTCGTGCCGTTCACCGGCGAAGTGTCGCTGGTGGCCGTGCGCGCCCGCGATGGCGAAACCCGCTTCTACCCGCTGGTGCACAACACCCACGAAAGCGGCATCCTGAAACTGTCGGTGGCCAGTGATGCACATCCGCTGCAAGCCCTGGCCGAAGACTACGTCGGCCGCGTGCTGCAGAAGCTGGACTATGTCGGTGTGATGGCGTTCGAGTTCTTCGAAGTCGACGGTGGCCTGAAGGCCAACGAGATCGCCCCGCGCGTGCACAACTCCGGGCACTGGACCATCGAAGGCTCCGCATGCAGCCAGTTCGAGAACCACCTGCGCGCCGTGGCCGGCCTGCCGCTGGGTTCGACCGCCAAGGTGGGTGAGAGCGCCATGCTCAACTTCATCGGCGAAGTGCCGGCGGTCGACAAGGTCATCGCCATCGACGACTGCCACCTGCACCACTATGGCAAAGCCTTCAAGGTCGGACGCAAGGTCGGCCACGCCACCCTGCGGTGCCAGGACATGGCCACCCTCAAGGCCAAGATTGCCGAAGTAGAGGCGTTGATCGCCGGCTGA
- a CDS encoding lipase family protein, with product MKDVVGELSLPINSKIFACPIQDCRTSFQLVDEFGQGEPYAGLGYEAIDREGVTYQGVLDVQGKGTVIAHYSGGLVVTLLTSYIGVDEVYTTLTERKFYPLKITELQVRAEATRFRREDGSRFLDNPAQALCDHFLQVEVRDLVQYTCHLPPATKSNFPPEKHAKKLMRGHGAHGVCLRPNQHTVLEVRPLRALRLALSKDPGFCVLNMYQLALMATLSYSPFGQEPEGHPVRASTVSFPLEPSVGNWFAESLSAFREIWRVDTKLTQSFYPFYEDVPYSQRWEIAPFDPDLYPYNHPEQRDLQEHPAKLHFLDDRNRFNATDTQAFIVHTPDQMLIAIRGTSEFMADALRDADALQVEFSEGEGRVHRGFYESATQAYDFVREYMDRFHTDQQLVICGHSLGGAVALLLAEMLRRQTEGIDIQLYTYGAPRAGDTTFMQGAADLVHHRIVNDNDPVPSLPGSWMHRPFERVRQDVAQAHMQAPLGVKTVLTSLGFELAESYEHHGELRHFMSIPFAPGRQSAVLWTPGCRTITEQALCNRMLRHEYGLPERMDFMDQLFRIGDHFMVAYLPACWAALRRHQEVLLANTPPVTRRELSLIRALLVSFDDQLQRRQASIKQADPHRRQLENRLQIMQEERRRLEATLTRLSALATTTVTAAQVYGSLANHPELETVLARWHAHDVNNREEQLAMVPAELPLSEPPIIKVSFDEILAMLDAESDPSDPLNLI from the coding sequence ATGAAAGATGTCGTGGGCGAATTGTCATTACCCATTAACTCGAAAATTTTCGCTTGCCCTATACAGGACTGCCGGACCAGCTTTCAGCTAGTCGATGAGTTTGGACAAGGCGAGCCATATGCAGGGCTAGGCTATGAAGCAATCGATCGGGAGGGAGTGACTTATCAAGGGGTGCTGGATGTTCAAGGGAAGGGTACTGTTATAGCGCACTATAGTGGAGGGTTGGTTGTTACACTTTTGACAAGCTATATCGGTGTCGATGAAGTTTATACGACTTTGACCGAGAGAAAATTTTACCCTTTAAAAATTACGGAGCTGCAAGTTCGTGCAGAAGCTACTCGGTTCAGACGTGAAGATGGCTCACGGTTCTTGGACAACCCAGCTCAAGCCTTGTGCGACCACTTTCTCCAAGTGGAGGTGCGTGACCTCGTTCAGTACACCTGTCATCTACCACCTGCGACGAAATCTAACTTTCCTCCTGAGAAACACGCAAAAAAACTCATGCGCGGGCATGGTGCCCACGGCGTGTGCCTGAGGCCCAACCAGCACACGGTGCTGGAAGTCCGCCCCCTGCGCGCCTTGCGGTTGGCGCTTTCGAAGGATCCAGGTTTTTGTGTGTTGAATATGTATCAGCTGGCACTCATGGCCACGCTGAGCTATTCGCCGTTCGGGCAAGAACCGGAGGGGCACCCGGTCCGGGCATCGACGGTCAGCTTTCCCCTTGAGCCCAGCGTTGGCAACTGGTTTGCCGAGTCGCTGAGTGCATTCAGGGAGATCTGGAGGGTCGATACGAAACTGACGCAGTCGTTCTACCCGTTTTATGAAGACGTACCGTACTCGCAGCGATGGGAAATCGCGCCTTTTGATCCCGACCTGTATCCCTACAACCATCCGGAACAGAGAGATCTTCAAGAGCATCCCGCCAAGCTTCATTTTCTTGATGACAGAAATCGGTTCAACGCAACGGATACTCAAGCATTTATTGTTCACACGCCTGATCAGATGTTGATAGCAATCCGGGGTACCAGCGAATTCATGGCCGATGCGCTTCGAGATGCAGATGCGTTACAGGTGGAGTTCAGTGAAGGGGAAGGTCGAGTTCATCGAGGATTCTATGAATCCGCCACGCAAGCCTATGATTTCGTCCGGGAGTACATGGACAGGTTCCATACCGATCAACAACTGGTCATCTGCGGCCACAGCCTTGGTGGTGCGGTCGCCTTGCTTCTCGCAGAAATGCTTCGCCGCCAAACAGAAGGTATCGACATCCAACTCTACACCTACGGCGCCCCCCGTGCTGGCGACACCACCTTCATGCAAGGCGCCGCCGATCTGGTCCATCACCGCATCGTCAACGACAACGACCCGGTCCCCAGTCTCCCAGGCAGCTGGATGCACCGCCCCTTCGAGCGGGTCCGCCAGGATGTCGCACAGGCTCATATGCAAGCGCCCTTGGGCGTCAAGACGGTTCTCACCAGCCTCGGTTTCGAGCTGGCCGAGTCCTACGAACACCATGGTGAATTGCGCCATTTCATGAGCATTCCCTTCGCACCGGGCCGTCAATCCGCCGTGCTGTGGACGCCCGGCTGCCGCACCATCACCGAGCAAGCGCTTTGCAACCGCATGCTGCGGCACGAATACGGCCTGCCCGAACGTATGGATTTCATGGATCAACTGTTCAGGATCGGTGACCATTTCATGGTTGCGTATCTTCCCGCTTGCTGGGCCGCATTACGCCGCCATCAGGAGGTCCTGCTGGCCAACACGCCCCCTGTCACCCGCCGTGAACTATCGCTGATCCGCGCACTGCTGGTTTCATTCGATGACCAGCTCCAGCGTAGGCAGGCGTCGATCAAGCAGGCGGATCCACACCGTCGCCAACTCGAAAACCGGCTGCAAATCATGCAGGAGGAGCGCCGCCGCCTCGAAGCCACCCTGACGCGACTTTCTGCACTCGCCACCACCACCGTTACCGCAGCCCAGGTCTACGGCTCGCTCGCCAATCACCCCGAACTCGAAACCGTACTCGCCCGCTGGCACGCCCATGACGTGAACAACCGTGAAGAGCAGCTTGCCATGGTCCCCGCCGAACTACCCTTAAGCGAGCCACCGATAATCAAAGTGTCCTTCGACGAGATCCTCGCCATGCTCGATGCCGAGAGCGATCCGTCGGACCCCCTGAACTTGATATAA
- a CDS encoding DUF4123 domain-containing protein, with the protein MSNQDPWLWMAAQRAQGREVALLLDGEARTRQVLMATLGSDRWSALYNQTPAAQLAGAGPVAFLVGDAELRLAEPDLSAPQTHWGWLASLAPGDWAGWLSHWRARLMVGHGLYRFHDNRVLARALDVLAPAELPAYLGPTLSLCYWQTDVWRVVDNPAPGSYPVPSEPAWLQVPAPAAEVTLFVNADRYLVRHDYERYLQLASEQDHEAWLGRRLEQANAWGWETSAQLEFLLLSSLRSPGFRVGEDWVRWPEETPEAHFQRMRRIAPLEQGRT; encoded by the coding sequence ATGAGCAATCAGGATCCGTGGCTGTGGATGGCCGCGCAACGTGCCCAGGGCCGCGAGGTTGCCCTACTGCTGGATGGCGAAGCTCGCACTCGGCAAGTGTTGATGGCGACGTTGGGCAGCGACCGTTGGAGTGCCTTGTACAACCAGACACCGGCAGCCCAGTTGGCCGGTGCCGGGCCGGTCGCGTTCCTGGTGGGCGATGCCGAACTGCGCCTGGCCGAGCCGGACCTTTCGGCGCCGCAGACGCATTGGGGTTGGCTGGCGAGCCTGGCGCCCGGCGACTGGGCGGGCTGGCTCAGTCATTGGCGGGCACGGCTGATGGTTGGGCACGGGCTGTACCGCTTTCACGACAACCGTGTGCTGGCTCGTGCCTTGGATGTCTTGGCTCCGGCTGAACTGCCGGCCTACCTCGGGCCGACCCTCAGCCTCTGTTACTGGCAAACGGATGTCTGGCGGGTTGTGGATAACCCGGCCCCCGGTAGCTACCCCGTGCCCTCCGAACCGGCCTGGCTGCAGGTGCCGGCACCTGCCGCCGAGGTGACGCTGTTTGTGAATGCTGACCGCTACCTGGTCAGGCATGACTACGAACGCTATCTGCAACTGGCGAGCGAACAGGACCACGAAGCCTGGCTTGGGAGGCGATTGGAGCAGGCCAACGCCTGGGGTTGGGAGACGTCCGCGCAGTTGGAGTTTCTGTTGCTCAGTAGCCTGCGCTCGCCGGGGTTCAGGGTCGGGGAGGATTGGGTGCGGTGGCCGGAGGAAACGCCCGAGGCACATTTTCAGCGAATGCGACGGATTGCGCCATTAGAGCAAGGGAGAACGTGA
- a CDS encoding D-hexose-6-phosphate mutarotase: MANFQVDTEQHGELNCWRITSEHAELLIAQQGAQVLSYQRIGEPPLLWLSDQAIFRQGKSVRAGAPVCWPWFGIFERNPASVKAMYKGEQPPAHGLVRGRDWQLLGVEEAGDTLRIEFALPEAQGDLPGWPHEVELKLVVELGQQLKLTLTSYNLGNTDVTLSQALHSYFAVSDVRQVQVEGVDGLTYIETLANWEQRQQQGNLGFAGETDRIYLNAPERLAIVDPHWNRRITLQAGGSRTAVIWNPWTDRARDLPDMADDGWQRMLCIETANVMDDVVTLKPGASHSMSVAIGSEPL, translated from the coding sequence ATGGCTAACTTCCAGGTCGACACCGAGCAACACGGCGAACTCAACTGCTGGCGCATTACCAGCGAACACGCCGAACTGCTGATCGCCCAGCAGGGCGCGCAGGTCCTCAGCTACCAGCGGATCGGCGAGCCGCCACTGCTGTGGCTGAGCGACCAGGCCATCTTCCGCCAGGGCAAGTCGGTGCGCGCCGGCGCGCCGGTGTGCTGGCCGTGGTTCGGCATCTTCGAACGCAACCCCGCTTCGGTCAAAGCCATGTACAAGGGCGAGCAACCGCCGGCCCACGGCCTGGTGCGCGGCCGCGACTGGCAGTTGCTGGGTGTCGAGGAAGCCGGCGACACCTTGCGCATCGAGTTCGCGCTGCCCGAAGCTCAGGGCGATCTGCCGGGCTGGCCGCACGAAGTGGAGCTCAAGCTTGTGGTGGAGCTGGGCCAACAGCTGAAGCTGACCCTCACCAGCTATAACCTCGGCAACACCGATGTCACCCTGAGCCAGGCCCTGCACAGCTACTTTGCCGTGAGCGACGTGCGCCAGGTGCAGGTGGAAGGCGTGGACGGGCTGACCTACATCGAAACCCTGGCCAACTGGGAGCAGCGCCAGCAGCAGGGCAATCTGGGGTTCGCAGGCGAGACCGACCGCATCTACCTGAACGCCCCTGAGCGCCTGGCCATCGTCGACCCGCACTGGAACCGGCGCATCACCCTGCAGGCCGGCGGCTCACGCACCGCGGTGATCTGGAACCCCTGGACCGATCGCGCCCGCGACCTGCCGGACATGGCGGACGATGGCTGGCAACGCATGTTGTGCATCGAGACGGCGAATGTGATGGATGACGTGGTGACGCTCAAGCCGGGGGCCAGCCATTCGATGAGCGTGGCGATCGGTAGCGAACCGCTCTGA
- a CDS encoding GlsB/YeaQ/YmgE family stress response membrane protein: MGIIGTIFIGLIVGLLARFLKPGDDSMGWIMTILLGIAGSLAATYGGQALGIYQAGQAAGFFGALVGAIILLVIYGFIKKS, translated from the coding sequence ATGGGCATCATTGGAACCATCTTCATCGGCTTGATCGTCGGCCTGCTGGCGCGTTTCCTGAAACCGGGTGACGACAGCATGGGCTGGATCATGACCATCCTCCTCGGCATCGCCGGCTCCCTGGCCGCCACCTATGGCGGGCAAGCCCTTGGCATCTACCAGGCCGGCCAGGCCGCAGGCTTCTTCGGAGCCCTGGTGGGCGCGATCATCCTCCTGGTGATCTACGGCTTCATCAAGAAGAGCTGA
- the purE gene encoding 5-(carboxyamino)imidazole ribonucleotide mutase — protein MSALVGVIMGSKSDWSTLSHTADMLEKLGIPYEVKVVSAHRTPDLLFQYAEEADGRGIEVIIAGAGGAAHLPGMCAAKTHLPVLGVPVQSSMLSGVDSLLSIVQMPAGVPVATLAIGKAGAINAALLSASILGAKYPQFHAALKQFRTEQTDTVLDNPDPRQA, from the coding sequence ATGAGTGCACTGGTTGGCGTGATCATGGGCTCCAAGTCCGATTGGTCCACCCTTAGCCACACCGCCGATATGCTGGAAAAACTCGGCATTCCCTACGAGGTGAAGGTGGTTTCCGCCCACCGTACCCCGGACCTGCTGTTCCAGTACGCCGAGGAGGCCGACGGCCGCGGCATCGAGGTGATCATCGCCGGTGCCGGTGGCGCCGCCCACCTGCCAGGCATGTGCGCCGCCAAGACCCACCTGCCGGTGCTGGGCGTGCCGGTGCAGTCGTCGATGCTGTCGGGTGTCGACTCGCTGCTGTCGATCGTGCAGATGCCGGCCGGCGTGCCGGTAGCCACCCTGGCCATCGGCAAGGCCGGCGCGATCAACGCCGCGCTGCTGTCGGCGAGCATCCTGGGCGCCAAGTACCCGCAGTTCCACGCGGCGCTCAAGCAGTTCCGCACGGAACAGACCGACACCGTGCTGGACAATCCAGACCCGCGCCAGGCTTGA
- a CDS encoding LysR substrate-binding domain-containing protein, translating into MNLESKWLEDFSALASTRSFSQAAERRFVTQPAFSRRIRSLEAALGLTLVNRSRTPIELTEAGQLFLVTARTVVDQLSEVLRHLHHLEGGQGEVIQVAAAHSLASGFFPRWVAQLRNDGLNIATRLVATNVGDAVHALREGGCDLMLAFYDPDAALQMDAEIFPSLHMGDTEMLPVCAVGPDGKPLFDLEGEGSVPLLAYSAGAFLGRSVNLLLRQRNLRYTTVYETAMADSLKSMALEGMGIAWVPKLSMRGELERGELVICGGSQWHVPLEIRLYRCALVRKANVRLLWRKLEGGSVDPKVSQTPEK; encoded by the coding sequence ATGAACCTCGAAAGCAAATGGCTGGAGGACTTCAGTGCCCTGGCCTCCACCCGCAGTTTCTCGCAGGCGGCCGAGCGCCGTTTCGTCACCCAGCCGGCGTTCAGCCGACGCATCAGAAGCCTGGAAGCGGCGCTGGGGCTGACCTTGGTGAATCGTTCCCGCACGCCCATCGAACTGACCGAGGCCGGTCAGCTATTTCTTGTCACCGCGCGCACCGTTGTCGACCAGTTGAGCGAAGTTCTTCGCCATTTGCATCACCTCGAAGGCGGGCAGGGCGAGGTGATCCAGGTGGCGGCGGCACACTCCCTGGCCTCGGGCTTCTTCCCCCGTTGGGTGGCCCAGTTACGCAACGACGGCTTGAACATCGCCACCCGCCTGGTGGCCACCAACGTCGGTGATGCGGTGCATGCCTTGCGCGAGGGTGGTTGCGACCTGATGCTGGCCTTCTATGACCCGGACGCGGCATTGCAGATGGATGCCGAAATCTTCCCTTCTCTGCACATGGGCGACACCGAGATGCTGCCGGTGTGCGCCGTGGGGCCGGACGGCAAGCCCTTGTTCGACCTGGAAGGCGAGGGCAGCGTGCCGTTGCTGGCCTACAGTGCCGGCGCTTTCCTCGGCCGTTCAGTCAACCTGCTGCTGCGCCAGCGCAACCTGCGCTATACCACTGTCTATGAAACCGCGATGGCCGACAGTCTCAAGAGCATGGCGCTCGAAGGCATGGGCATTGCCTGGGTGCCGAAGCTGTCGATGCGCGGCGAGCTGGAGCGTGGCGAACTGGTGATCTGTGGCGGCAGCCAATGGCATGTGCCGCTGGAAATCCGCCTCTATCGTTGCGCCCTGGTGCGCAAGGCCAACGTGCGGTTGCTGTGGCGCAAGCTGGAGGGTGGTTCAGTTGACCCGAAAGTCAGCCAAACCCCCGAAAAATAA
- the aspA gene encoding aspartate ammonia-lyase, translating to MSSAASFRVEKDLLGTLEVPADAYYGIQTLRAANNFHLSGVPLSHYPKLVVGLAMVKQAAADANRELGHLSDAKHAAISAACARLIKGDFHDQFVVDMIQGGAGTSTNMNANEVIANVALEHMGHQKGEYQYLHPNNDVNMAQSTNDAYPTAIRLGLLLGHDALLASLDSLIQAFAAKGKEFDHVLKMGRTQLQDAVPMTLGQEFRAFATTMTEDLQRLRSLAPELLTEINLGGTAIGTGINADPGYQALAVQRLATISGQPLVPAADLIEATSDMGAFVLFSGMLKRTAVKLSKICNDLRLLSSGPRTGINEINLPARQPGSSIMPGKVNPVIPEAVNQVAFAIMGNDLALTVAAEGGQLQLNVMEPLIAYKIFDSIRLLQRAMDMLREHCIVGITANEQRCRELVEHSIGLVTALNPYIGYENATRIARVALETGRGVLELVREEKLLDEAMLNDILRPENMIAPRLVPLKA from the coding sequence ATGTCCTCCGCTGCATCGTTCCGCGTCGAAAAAGATCTGCTTGGTACCCTTGAAGTCCCTGCCGATGCCTACTACGGCATCCAGACCCTGCGCGCTGCCAACAACTTCCACCTCTCCGGCGTTCCGCTGTCGCACTACCCGAAACTGGTAGTGGGCCTGGCGATGGTCAAGCAGGCTGCTGCTGACGCCAACCGTGAGCTGGGGCACCTGAGCGATGCCAAGCACGCTGCCATCAGCGCAGCCTGCGCCCGACTGATCAAGGGCGACTTCCACGATCAGTTCGTCGTGGACATGATTCAAGGCGGTGCCGGCACCTCCACCAACATGAACGCCAACGAAGTCATCGCCAACGTTGCGCTGGAGCACATGGGCCACCAGAAAGGTGAGTACCAGTACCTGCACCCGAACAACGACGTGAACATGGCGCAGTCGACCAACGACGCCTACCCGACCGCGATCCGTCTGGGCTTGCTGCTGGGCCACGACGCCCTGCTGGCCAGCCTCGACAGCCTGATCCAGGCCTTCGCCGCCAAAGGTAAAGAGTTCGACCACGTACTGAAGATGGGCCGCACCCAGCTGCAGGACGCCGTACCCATGACCCTGGGCCAGGAATTCCGCGCCTTCGCCACCACCATGACCGAAGACCTGCAGCGCCTGCGCTCGCTGGCCCCGGAACTGCTGACCGAAATCAACCTGGGCGGCACCGCCATCGGTACCGGCATCAACGCCGACCCGGGCTACCAGGCCCTGGCCGTGCAGCGCCTGGCCACCATCAGCGGCCAGCCGCTGGTGCCCGCCGCCGACCTGATCGAAGCCACCTCCGACATGGGCGCCTTCGTGCTGTTCTCCGGCATGCTCAAGCGCACCGCGGTCAAGCTGTCGAAGATCTGCAACGACCTGCGCCTGCTGTCCAGCGGCCCGCGCACCGGCATCAACGAGATCAACCTGCCGGCGCGCCAGCCAGGCAGCTCGATCATGCCAGGCAAGGTCAACCCGGTGATCCCGGAAGCCGTCAACCAAGTCGCCTTCGCCATCATGGGCAACGACCTGGCCCTGACCGTCGCCGCCGAAGGTGGCCAGCTGCAGCTGAACGTGATGGAACCGCTGATCGCCTACAAGATCTTCGACTCGATCCGCCTGCTGCAACGCGCCATGGACATGCTGCGCGAGCACTGCATCGTGGGTATCACCGCCAACGAACAGCGCTGCCGTGAACTGGTCGAGCACTCAATCGGCCTGGTCACCGCCCTGAACCCGTACATCGGCTACGAAAACGCCACCCGTATCGCCCGCGTCGCCCTGGAAACCGGCCGCGGCGTGCTGGAACTGGTGCGCGAGGAGAAGCTGCTGGACGAAGCGATGCTCAACGACATCCTGCGTCCGGAAAACATGATCGCTCCCCGTCTGGTTCCGCTGAAGGCGTAA
- a CDS encoding DUF3299 domain-containing protein: MRVLFLVPLLLASALAHAELPETDWLELMPKSDQKALEQMPEIDHDSPEAQGTFTAKGGLKQSKGLPAVMYSTKTVAAMNGKQIRLGGYPVPLENDAKGNSTLFFLVPYPGACIHVPPPPPNQLVLVRYPKGLKIDDIYTPLWVTGLLKVETVSNDLADAAYALDAGQVRVVEDADL; this comes from the coding sequence ATGCGTGTGTTATTCCTGGTTCCCCTGCTGCTGGCCAGCGCCCTGGCCCATGCCGAATTGCCCGAGACCGACTGGCTGGAGCTGATGCCCAAGTCGGACCAGAAAGCCCTCGAGCAGATGCCCGAGATCGACCACGATTCCCCGGAAGCCCAAGGGACCTTTACCGCCAAGGGCGGCCTGAAGCAGAGCAAGGGCTTGCCGGCGGTGATGTACTCGACCAAGACCGTGGCCGCGATGAACGGCAAGCAGATCCGCCTGGGCGGGTATCCGGTGCCGTTGGAGAACGATGCCAAGGGCAACAGCACGCTGTTCTTCCTGGTGCCGTACCCGGGCGCCTGCATCCACGTGCCGCCGCCGCCGCCGAACCAGCTGGTGCTGGTGCGTTATCCGAAAGGGTTGAAGATCGACGATATCTATACGCCGTTGTGGGTGACCGGCCTGTTGAAGGTGGAGACGGTCAGCAATGACCTGGCGGATGCGGCGTATGCGTTGGATGCGGGGCAGGTGAGGGTGGTGGAGGATGCTGATCTCTGA
- a CDS encoding acyl-CoA thioesterase — protein sequence MIELEQEDPIPQGDLALQITALPRETNGFGDIFGGWLVAQMDLAGTAMASRVAGGRVATVAIDRMAFLVPVAVGAQLSFYTQTLEIGRSSIQMMVEVWSDDPLSSEWRKVTEAVFVFVAIDGSGRTRSVPRR from the coding sequence ATGATTGAGCTCGAACAAGAAGATCCTATCCCGCAAGGCGACCTGGCCCTGCAGATCACCGCACTGCCGCGCGAAACCAATGGTTTCGGCGATATCTTCGGCGGCTGGCTGGTCGCCCAGATGGACCTGGCCGGCACCGCCATGGCCAGCCGCGTCGCCGGTGGCCGGGTGGCCACGGTAGCCATCGACCGTATGGCCTTCCTGGTGCCGGTGGCCGTTGGCGCGCAACTGTCCTTCTATACCCAGACCCTGGAGATCGGCCGCAGCTCGATCCAGATGATGGTCGAGGTGTGGAGCGACGACCCGCTGTCCAGCGAATGGCGCAAGGTCACCGAAGCCGTGTTCGTGTTCGTCGCCATCGATGGCAGTGGCCGCACCCGCTCCGTGCCTCGTCGCTGA